A window from Cryobacterium sp. PAMC25264 encodes these proteins:
- a CDS encoding FtsW/RodA/SpoVE family cell cycle protein gives MPRQSNPATDARESAPQTGKIRRLHLPQKLRNLELFLLIIACGINLGAVVLVQLGALGQIDTTLVLLGASLSGLVFALHIMLRFVAREADPFILPIATLLNGIGIAMIYRIDIANNEAGWASAAVRQTVWSGLAIACAITVILVIRNHRVLFRYTYVAGFVGVALLLLPLVPGLGREVSGARVWIGFGDFATFQPGEIAKIALAVFFAGYLVRNRDSLSMVGKKFLGLRFPRLRDLGPILVVWALSMSVIIFQRDLGTALLYFGLFLVMLYLATGRLSWVLLGMSLFLGGAVIASQTLDYVNGRFTNWLDALNPAVYDADGGSYQLVQGLFGLAKGGLIGTGLGQGRPELTPVPQSDYIIASLGEELGLAGIFAILALYLLLVARGFRIGFAGQDDFGKLLGVGLSFVIALQCFIVIGGVTRVIPLTGLTTPFLAAGGSSLVANWIIVALLLRLSDTVRNQPRLVV, from the coding sequence ATGCCCCGGCAGAGTAACCCGGCCACGGATGCCCGCGAGTCGGCACCGCAGACCGGCAAGATCCGGCGCCTGCACCTGCCGCAGAAGCTGCGCAACCTCGAACTGTTCCTGCTGATCATCGCCTGCGGCATCAACCTCGGCGCCGTCGTGCTCGTGCAGTTGGGCGCGCTCGGCCAGATCGACACCACCCTGGTGCTGCTCGGCGCCAGCCTGTCCGGCCTGGTCTTCGCCCTGCACATCATGCTGCGCTTCGTGGCCCGCGAAGCCGACCCGTTCATCCTGCCGATCGCCACTCTGCTCAACGGCATCGGCATCGCCATGATCTACCGCATCGATATCGCCAACAACGAGGCCGGCTGGGCCAGTGCCGCCGTGCGGCAGACCGTGTGGAGCGGCTTGGCCATCGCCTGCGCGATCACCGTGATCCTGGTGATCCGCAACCACCGGGTGCTGTTCCGGTACACCTATGTGGCCGGTTTCGTCGGTGTGGCCCTGCTGCTGCTGCCCCTGGTCCCCGGCCTCGGCCGCGAGGTCAGCGGCGCCCGGGTGTGGATCGGTTTCGGCGACTTCGCCACCTTCCAGCCCGGCGAGATCGCGAAGATCGCCCTGGCCGTGTTCTTCGCCGGATACCTCGTGCGCAACCGCGACAGCCTCTCCATGGTGGGCAAGAAGTTCCTCGGGCTGCGGTTCCCGCGCCTGCGCGACCTGGGCCCGATCCTCGTAGTCTGGGCCCTGTCGATGTCGGTCATCATCTTCCAGCGCGACCTCGGCACCGCGCTGCTCTACTTCGGCCTCTTCCTGGTGATGCTCTACCTCGCCACCGGACGGCTCAGCTGGGTGCTGCTGGGCATGTCGCTGTTCCTCGGCGGCGCCGTCATCGCCAGCCAGACCCTCGACTACGTCAACGGCCGGTTCACCAACTGGCTGGATGCGCTCAACCCGGCCGTCTACGACGCCGACGGCGGCAGCTACCAGCTGGTGCAGGGACTGTTCGGCCTTGCCAAGGGCGGGCTGATCGGCACGGGTCTCGGCCAGGGGCGCCCCGAACTGACCCCGGTCCCGCAGAGCGACTACATCATCGCCAGCCTCGGCGAGGAGCTCGGCCTGGCCGGCATCTTCGCCATCCTGGCCCTCTACCTGCTCCTGGTCGCCCGTGGCTTCCGCATCGGCTTCGCCGGTCAGGACGACTTCGGCAAGCTCCTCGGTGTCGGTCTCTCCTTCGTCATCGCGCTGCAGTGCTTCATCGTGATCGGCGGTGTCACCCGCGTCATCCCGCTGACCGGCCTCACCACCCCCTTCCTGGCCGCCGGTGGCTCCTCCCTTGTCGCCAACTGGATCATCGTCGCCCTCCTGCTGCGATTGAGTGACACAGTGCGCAACCAACCTCGGCTGGTGGTCTGA
- a CDS encoding cell division protein CrgA → MARTNPRTKPARPEARSGEDAPNAVWFKPVMFGFMLIGLAWIIVFYVSQGAFPVASLGSWNILVGFGIAFIGFLMTTRWR, encoded by the coding sequence ATGGCACGCACAAATCCCCGCACCAAGCCCGCCCGCCCCGAGGCCCGCTCGGGCGAGGACGCCCCCAACGCCGTCTGGTTCAAGCCGGTGATGTTCGGATTCATGCTGATCGGGCTCGCCTGGATCATCGTTTTCTACGTCAGCCAGGGCGCATTCCCGGTTGCGTCGTTGGGTTCGTGGAACATCCTGGTCGGATTCGGGATCGCGTTCATCGGCTTCCTGATGACCACCCGCTGGCGCTGA
- a CDS encoding aminodeoxychorismate/anthranilate synthase component II, producing the protein MTRILVIDNYDSFVYTLNGYLRELGAETEVVRNDAFAASEVAERIAEFDGVLVSPGPGKPSDAGISIAAVEAAVATNLPLFGVCLGHQAIAEAFGATVTNAEELMHGKTSQISHDGSELYEGVPQPFTATRYHSLAVVNGTVPSDLVVTSRTQGGVIMGLRHVSAPILGVQFHPESVLTEGGYLMVGNWLALAGLPEARETAKHLTPMLKLG; encoded by the coding sequence ATGACCCGCATTCTCGTGATCGACAACTACGACAGCTTCGTCTATACGCTCAACGGCTACCTGCGCGAGCTCGGCGCTGAGACCGAGGTGGTGCGGAACGACGCGTTCGCCGCCAGCGAGGTCGCGGAGCGCATCGCGGAGTTCGACGGGGTGCTTGTCTCGCCCGGGCCGGGCAAGCCTTCAGACGCCGGCATCTCGATCGCCGCTGTGGAGGCCGCTGTGGCCACCAACCTGCCGCTGTTCGGGGTCTGCCTGGGCCACCAGGCCATCGCCGAGGCGTTCGGTGCCACTGTGACCAATGCCGAGGAACTCATGCACGGCAAGACTTCGCAGATCAGCCACGACGGCAGCGAGCTCTACGAGGGGGTGCCGCAGCCGTTCACGGCCACCCGGTACCACTCGTTGGCCGTCGTGAACGGCACGGTGCCCAGCGACCTCGTGGTGACCTCCCGCACTCAGGGCGGAGTCATCATGGGCCTGCGGCACGTCTCGGCGCCAATCCTCGGGGTGCAGTTCCACCCGGAGTCGGTTCTGACCGAGGGCGGTTACCTGATGGTGGGCAACTGGCTGGCCCTGGCCGGGCTGCCGGAGGCTCGCGAGACCGCAAAGCACCTCACGCCCATGCTCAAGCTCGGCTGA
- a CDS encoding class E sortase, whose amino-acid sequence MTEPAPSAVPAQRGRRAQRAASTPARRRVSVIGVLGEVLITGGVLVLLFLAWQLWWNDAVMAASQSRAAESISKGWIENAGPDPKPAPVTEEGYGDPVVAAAPDNATAFAVLYVPRFGATYQRTVAQGTGTDVLNSPDLGIGHYPGTQMPGEVGNFAIASHRSANGGGMHVINELQLNDAIYVQTADGYYTYRFRDFEYVPPSAIDAIAPVPHDPSATAVDRLITLTTCNPLFSTAERIIAYGVFESWQPISAGPPAELAAMIPAA is encoded by the coding sequence ATGACCGAGCCTGCCCCGTCCGCAGTACCGGCCCAACGCGGGCGGCGAGCCCAGCGCGCCGCATCAACGCCGGCCCGCCGACGCGTGAGTGTGATCGGTGTGCTCGGCGAAGTGCTCATCACCGGCGGGGTGCTCGTGCTGCTCTTCCTCGCCTGGCAGCTCTGGTGGAACGACGCCGTCATGGCGGCGTCCCAGTCCCGTGCCGCCGAGTCGATCAGCAAGGGCTGGATCGAGAACGCTGGGCCGGACCCGAAGCCGGCGCCCGTGACCGAGGAGGGCTACGGCGACCCTGTGGTGGCCGCCGCGCCCGACAACGCCACCGCGTTCGCGGTGCTCTACGTGCCGCGCTTCGGCGCGACCTACCAACGCACCGTCGCACAGGGCACCGGAACGGATGTGCTCAACAGCCCGGACCTGGGCATCGGGCACTACCCGGGCACCCAGATGCCCGGCGAGGTGGGCAACTTCGCCATCGCGTCGCATCGCAGCGCGAACGGCGGCGGGATGCACGTCATCAACGAGCTGCAGCTGAACGACGCGATCTACGTGCAGACCGCCGACGGCTACTACACCTACCGGTTCCGCGACTTCGAGTACGTGCCGCCGAGCGCGATCGACGCCATCGCCCCGGTGCCGCACGACCCCTCGGCCACCGCGGTCGACCGGCTGATCACCCTCACCACGTGCAACCCGCTCTTCTCGACAGCCGAGCGGATCATCGCCTACGGTGTATTCGAATCCTGGCAACCGATCTCGGCCGGTCCGCCCGCCGAGCTGGCGGCCATGATCCCCGCGGCCTGA
- a CDS encoding rhomboid family intramembrane serine protease has product MTSLPGTAANFCYRHPGRQSFILCQRCGRTICPECQTQAAVGVICPECMREQRQSAPRTKSAARTRLGRMTAPGEPVVTYSIIALTLVIFVLQLIPGLGVTDRLLYAGVYSYPGAFEPWRMLTSVFVHSTGFIFHVLLNMYTLWIFGQILERMLGRSRFLTLYLMSGLAGSLGVLFLADPRVAVVGASGAIFGLMGAFLVIQRKLGGNATQLLVLVGINLVIGFLPGLNVAWQAHVGGLIGGAVIGLIFVQTRQRSKRTLQFVLLGAFGLLLVALSLSKFFV; this is encoded by the coding sequence ATGACCAGCCTGCCCGGAACCGCCGCCAACTTCTGTTACCGGCATCCGGGCAGGCAGAGTTTCATCCTCTGTCAGCGGTGCGGGCGCACGATCTGCCCCGAATGCCAGACCCAGGCCGCGGTCGGCGTCATCTGCCCCGAGTGCATGCGCGAGCAGCGCCAGAGCGCGCCGCGCACCAAGTCCGCCGCCCGCACCCGACTGGGCCGCATGACCGCCCCCGGCGAACCCGTGGTCACGTACTCGATCATCGCGCTGACCCTGGTGATCTTCGTGCTCCAGCTCATCCCCGGACTGGGCGTGACCGACCGGCTGCTGTACGCCGGCGTGTATTCCTACCCCGGCGCCTTCGAACCATGGCGCATGCTGACCAGCGTCTTCGTGCACTCCACCGGGTTCATCTTCCATGTGCTGCTGAACATGTACACACTGTGGATCTTCGGTCAGATCCTCGAGCGGATGCTCGGCCGCAGCCGGTTCCTCACCCTCTACCTGATGAGTGGGCTCGCCGGGTCTCTCGGCGTTCTGTTCCTGGCGGACCCGCGGGTCGCCGTCGTCGGCGCATCCGGAGCCATCTTCGGTCTCATGGGCGCGTTCCTGGTGATCCAGCGGAAGCTCGGCGGCAACGCCACCCAACTTCTCGTCCTGGTGGGCATCAACCTGGTGATCGGGTTCCTGCCCGGACTCAACGTGGCCTGGCAGGCACACGTGGGCGGCCTTATCGGCGGCGCCGTCATCGGCCTGATCTTCGTACAGACCCGCCAGCGCAGCAAGCGCACGCTGCAGTTCGTGCTGCTCGGCGCCTTCGGCCTGCTGCTGGTGGCGCTGAGCCTCAGCAAGTTCTTCGTCTGA
- the istB gene encoding IS21-like element helper ATPase IstB, which translates to MSVTQAAAPALPAELEALMRQLKMPYARALAPELIATARVQRWEPTEIIKALFVEEVTGRSRSMLATRRKAAGFPTGKTFDTWDESASSIPVPTQQALRTLEWIGRKENVVVCGPSGTGKTFFLEALGQQVVEAGMRVAWFRLEDLGALVRAHRADDSVGRVVARILRSDLIVIDDIGLLEVGADAAEGLYRLVDAAYEKRSIAISSNLHPAGFDELMPKTLATVTVDRLLHHAHVCRTSGDSIRLTQALAGKGVTTMS; encoded by the coding sequence ATGAGCGTCACCCAGGCCGCCGCGCCCGCGCTGCCGGCTGAGCTGGAGGCATTGATGCGGCAGTTGAAGATGCCCTACGCCCGCGCCCTGGCCCCCGAGCTCATCGCGACCGCCCGGGTGCAACGATGGGAGCCGACCGAGATCATCAAGGCACTGTTCGTTGAGGAGGTCACCGGCCGGTCCCGGTCAATGCTCGCGACCCGGCGCAAGGCGGCAGGGTTCCCGACGGGGAAGACGTTCGACACCTGGGACGAGTCGGCGTCCTCGATCCCGGTGCCCACCCAGCAGGCCCTGCGCACGTTGGAGTGGATCGGGCGGAAGGAGAACGTCGTCGTTTGCGGGCCGTCCGGGACCGGGAAGACGTTCTTCCTCGAAGCCCTCGGCCAGCAAGTCGTCGAGGCCGGCATGCGAGTCGCGTGGTTCCGCCTCGAAGACCTCGGCGCCCTCGTCAGGGCGCACCGCGCCGACGACTCCGTCGGCCGGGTCGTGGCCCGGATCCTGCGCTCAGACCTGATCGTGATCGACGACATCGGTCTGCTCGAAGTCGGTGCTGACGCCGCCGAGGGCCTCTATCGACTCGTCGATGCCGCCTACGAGAAACGGTCCATCGCGATCTCGTCGAACCTGCACCCCGCGGGCTTTGACGAGCTCATGCCCAAGACCCTCGCCACGGTGACCGTTGACCGGCTCCTGCACCACGCCCACGTCTGCCGAACCTCGGGCGACTCCATCCGCCTCACCCAGGCCCTCGCCGGAAAGGGCGTCACGACGATGAGTTAG
- the pknB gene encoding Stk1 family PASTA domain-containing Ser/Thr kinase: MSDVHIGTDSRLGRTVAIKLLKSSLAVDPAFRTRFRQEAQAAARMAHPTIVRVFDAGEETITEDDGTEAQIPFIIMEFVDGRLLKDIIKEGPIDSVEAVRIIDGVLTALEYSHRAGVVHRDIKPGNIMITKAGQVKVMDFGIARAISDSATTVAQTTAILGTASYFSPEQAKGESVDARTDLYSSGVVLFEMLTGRPPFRGDTPVAVAYQHVSEAPVKPSSVNPKVSPALDIVVLHALAKDRFDRYQSAVEFRNDVETAGAGHIPVHRPVDDVAAGLFGAPPEVESTSELALKQLAEDQTMARTQRRPPVIWIWAGIVSVVVIVIAVMFWALSLTPNNELPDSSRRVPVLVGFSYTDAQDALLELDLAATMAEESSDTVAKDEVIRTDPPSGTIAQPATVIKVYVSTGKELVEMPDTTKQPFSAAEPFLVDRGFVSGSVTTENSADVPEGVVIATSPEPREMTPVGTTVDFTVSTGQVTVPDVLGQALTAANSLLQASDLQLVPKLKPDYACDIVAGSPITKQSLPPGDAPQESEITLTYCAG; the protein is encoded by the coding sequence ATGTCCGATGTCCACATCGGCACCGACTCCAGACTCGGCCGCACCGTGGCCATCAAGCTGCTCAAGTCCTCGCTCGCCGTCGACCCGGCCTTCCGCACCCGGTTCCGGCAGGAAGCCCAGGCAGCCGCCCGCATGGCGCACCCCACGATCGTGCGGGTGTTCGACGCCGGTGAAGAGACCATCACCGAAGACGACGGCACCGAAGCCCAGATCCCCTTCATCATCATGGAGTTCGTCGACGGGCGCCTGCTCAAGGACATCATCAAGGAAGGTCCGATCGACTCGGTCGAGGCCGTCCGCATCATCGACGGGGTGCTGACCGCCCTCGAGTACTCGCACCGCGCCGGCGTCGTGCACCGCGACATCAAGCCGGGCAACATCATGATCACCAAGGCCGGTCAGGTCAAGGTCATGGACTTCGGCATCGCCCGAGCGATCTCAGACTCAGCCACCACGGTCGCGCAGACTACCGCGATCCTCGGCACCGCCTCCTATTTCTCGCCCGAGCAGGCCAAGGGTGAGTCGGTGGATGCCCGTACCGACCTGTACTCCAGCGGCGTCGTACTCTTCGAAATGCTCACCGGACGCCCGCCGTTCCGGGGCGACACCCCGGTGGCCGTGGCGTACCAGCACGTCAGCGAAGCCCCGGTGAAGCCCAGCTCGGTCAACCCCAAGGTCTCCCCGGCCCTGGACATCGTGGTGCTGCACGCCCTGGCGAAGGACCGGTTCGACCGGTACCAGAGCGCGGTCGAGTTCCGCAACGACGTCGAGACCGCCGGCGCCGGGCACATCCCGGTGCACCGCCCGGTCGACGACGTCGCGGCCGGTCTGTTCGGTGCACCGCCCGAGGTGGAATCCACCTCCGAGCTCGCCCTCAAGCAGCTCGCCGAGGACCAGACCATGGCCCGCACCCAGCGGCGCCCACCGGTGATCTGGATCTGGGCCGGCATCGTCAGCGTCGTCGTCATCGTGATCGCGGTAATGTTCTGGGCCCTGAGTCTGACCCCCAACAACGAACTGCCCGACTCCTCCCGCCGAGTTCCGGTTCTGGTGGGCTTCAGCTATACCGACGCCCAGGATGCGCTTCTCGAGCTGGACCTCGCCGCGACCATGGCGGAGGAGAGCAGCGACACCGTCGCCAAGGATGAGGTCATCCGCACCGATCCGCCGTCGGGCACCATCGCCCAGCCTGCCACGGTGATCAAGGTGTACGTGTCCACCGGCAAGGAACTCGTCGAGATGCCGGACACCACCAAGCAGCCCTTCTCGGCTGCCGAACCGTTCCTGGTCGACCGCGGCTTCGTGTCCGGTTCGGTGACGACGGAGAACTCCGCGGATGTGCCGGAGGGCGTGGTCATCGCCACCAGCCCGGAGCCGCGCGAGATGACACCGGTGGGAACCACCGTGGACTTCACGGTCTCCACCGGACAGGTCACCGTGCCCGATGTGCTCGGGCAGGCGCTCACTGCCGCGAACTCCCTGCTGCAGGCCTCAGACCTGCAGCTGGTGCCCAAGCTGAAGCCCGACTACGCCTGCGACATCGTCGCCGGGTCGCCGATCACCAAACAGTCACTGCCGCCGGGCGACGCGCCCCAGGAGTCCGAGATCACGCTCACCTACTGCGCCGGCTGA
- a CDS encoding penicillin-binding protein 2 encodes MNRELKRVSIVVMLMFAALLTSTSIVQVFQSDNLSADDRNTRTLLDSYSVERGAILAGGEPIAQSLPVDDNYKFQRTYSNGLLYAPITGFIPVNGAPTGLEQALNGELSGTSNSQFFDQISSLVTGQDPKGAAVETTVDPVAQQAAWDALGDLQGSVVVTEPKTGRVLAMVSKPSYDPNTLAVHDSAAVNDTYDSLVNAPGDPLINRAINSLNPPGSVFKLVVVAAALESGQYTPDSTFPNPPTFTLPSSSSVVINSGGGTCGSGDTVTIATALRLSCNIPMAELGLQLGDDAIRAMAEKFGFNSEFSIPLSVTASTYPDDPDDAQTALSAFGQTSVRATPLQMALVSATIANGGIEMKPNLVDQILAPDLSPLQTFQPVAADRVISAATAATMTQMMVNGVQDGAASNARIDGVDVAGKTGTAENGADDPYTLWFTGFAPAADPQYAITVLIEDGGGLGQTGYGNLLAAPIAKQVLEAVLNK; translated from the coding sequence ATGAATCGTGAACTCAAGCGCGTGAGCATCGTCGTGATGCTCATGTTCGCCGCCCTGCTGACCTCCACGTCCATCGTGCAGGTCTTCCAGTCGGACAACCTGTCGGCCGACGACCGCAACACCCGCACCCTGCTGGACAGCTACTCGGTCGAGCGCGGCGCCATCCTCGCCGGCGGCGAGCCCATCGCCCAGTCACTGCCTGTCGACGACAACTACAAGTTCCAGCGCACCTACAGCAACGGCCTGCTCTACGCACCGATCACCGGCTTCATCCCGGTCAACGGCGCCCCTACCGGGCTCGAGCAGGCGCTCAACGGCGAACTCAGCGGCACCTCCAACTCGCAGTTCTTCGACCAGATCTCCAGCCTCGTCACCGGTCAGGACCCCAAGGGCGCCGCCGTGGAGACCACCGTCGACCCGGTCGCGCAGCAGGCTGCCTGGGATGCGCTCGGGGACCTCCAGGGGTCCGTGGTCGTCACCGAGCCCAAGACCGGCCGGGTGTTGGCCATGGTTTCCAAGCCCAGCTACGACCCGAACACCCTCGCCGTTCACGACAGCGCAGCGGTGAACGACACCTACGACTCCCTGGTCAACGCCCCCGGCGACCCGCTGATCAACCGCGCCATCAACTCGCTCAACCCGCCCGGGTCGGTCTTCAAGCTCGTCGTGGTGGCCGCAGCTCTCGAATCGGGCCAGTACACCCCCGACAGCACCTTCCCCAACCCGCCCACGTTCACCCTGCCGAGCTCGAGCTCGGTGGTCATCAACTCCGGCGGCGGCACCTGCGGTTCCGGCGACACCGTCACCATCGCCACCGCACTGCGGCTCTCCTGCAACATCCCGATGGCCGAGCTGGGCCTGCAGCTGGGCGACGACGCCATCCGTGCGATGGCCGAGAAGTTCGGCTTCAACTCGGAATTCAGCATCCCGCTGTCGGTCACGGCCAGCACGTACCCCGACGATCCCGACGACGCGCAGACCGCCCTGTCGGCATTCGGCCAGACCAGCGTTCGGGCGACCCCGCTGCAGATGGCCCTGGTCTCGGCCACCATCGCCAACGGAGGGATCGAAATGAAACCCAACCTCGTCGACCAGATTCTGGCGCCAGACCTCAGCCCCCTGCAGACGTTCCAACCCGTCGCGGCGGACCGTGTGATCAGCGCCGCGACCGCGGCCACGATGACGCAGATGATGGTCAACGGGGTCCAGGACGGGGCCGCGAGCAATGCAAGAATAGACGGAGTCGACGTGGCGGGAAAAACGGGGACTGCGGAGAACGGCGCTGATGATCCATACACCCTGTGGTTCACCGGATTCGCCCCCGCGGCAGACCCGCAATACGCGATCACCGTTCTCATCGAAGATGGCGGGGGACTCGGTCAGACGGGGTACGGCAACTTGCTTGCCGCACCGATAGCGAAACAGGTACTAGAGGCGGTGCTGAATAAATGA
- a CDS encoding protein kinase has translation MRPTAGLTFGGRYELQSRIAIGGMGEVWQSVDLVIGRTVAIKILKDEYLGDPGFLERFRAEARHAALVNHEGIANVFDYGEEDGSAFLVMELVPGEALSTILEREHTLPADKVLDIVAQTAAALHAAHAAGLVHRDIKPGNLLITPEGRVKITDFGIARIADQVPLTATGQVMGTVQYLSPEQASGRSASPTTDIYSLGIVAYESLAGRRPFTGESQVAIAMAQINEQPPDLPDTISEPVRNLVISCLAKNPADRPASAAHLARAAIALRRGDVAAAAASVPAVMSGITPTAATMLMPGAGNDQTTQLMPASGGPVQPGTRAEAAAAAAANDPQKKKKKRSPWTWPLVALISILGLVLIGTLVTLFNTTAAETPAPAPTVTSSTPPAPKPTPTSTPTPSATTVQVTQADFLGKTSSEARDMLSEMGLSANVVPDKPATTAEQVDTVYGINPTGKVTLGTTITVSVYGDVATPSAPSGTPTATPSTVAPGGTVTVTWPAQSCPTGQELSGYELLAEGATSPSPTGADTTTATVTAGANNFTVKFRYFCGQVESDYSAATSVTVTAPATTPPTTAPTAPVG, from the coding sequence ATGAGACCCACAGCAGGGCTCACCTTCGGGGGACGATACGAACTGCAGTCGCGCATCGCCATCGGCGGTATGGGCGAGGTTTGGCAGTCCGTCGACCTGGTGATCGGGCGCACCGTCGCAATCAAGATCCTCAAGGACGAATACCTCGGCGACCCCGGTTTCCTCGAGCGCTTCCGCGCTGAGGCCCGGCACGCCGCGCTCGTCAACCACGAAGGCATCGCCAACGTGTTCGACTACGGCGAAGAAGACGGCAGCGCCTTCCTCGTCATGGAGCTGGTGCCAGGAGAGGCGCTGTCCACGATCCTCGAACGCGAGCACACCCTGCCCGCCGACAAGGTCCTCGACATCGTGGCCCAGACCGCCGCCGCGCTGCATGCCGCGCACGCCGCAGGTCTCGTGCACCGGGACATCAAGCCGGGCAACCTACTGATCACGCCCGAAGGCCGCGTCAAGATCACCGACTTCGGCATCGCCCGCATCGCCGACCAGGTTCCGCTCACCGCAACCGGCCAGGTGATGGGCACGGTGCAGTACCTCTCGCCGGAACAGGCCAGCGGACGCTCCGCCTCACCCACCACCGACATCTACTCCCTGGGCATCGTCGCCTACGAGAGCCTCGCCGGCCGTCGCCCGTTCACGGGCGAGTCGCAGGTGGCCATCGCCATGGCGCAGATCAACGAGCAGCCGCCGGACCTCCCCGACACCATCTCGGAGCCGGTCCGCAACCTGGTGATCTCCTGCCTGGCCAAGAACCCGGCCGACCGTCCCGCCTCCGCTGCACACCTCGCGCGTGCCGCCATCGCCCTGCGCCGCGGCGATGTCGCGGCCGCGGCGGCATCCGTACCCGCCGTTATGTCGGGCATCACGCCCACGGCCGCCACCATGCTCATGCCCGGTGCCGGCAACGACCAGACCACCCAGCTGATGCCGGCCTCCGGCGGACCGGTGCAACCGGGCACGCGCGCCGAAGCGGCCGCGGCCGCGGCGGCCAACGATCCCCAGAAAAAGAAGAAGAAGCGCAGCCCCTGGACCTGGCCGCTCGTCGCGCTCATCTCCATCCTGGGCCTGGTTCTCATCGGCACCCTGGTGACCCTGTTCAACACCACGGCCGCCGAAACGCCCGCCCCGGCACCCACCGTGACGTCGAGCACCCCGCCGGCGCCCAAGCCGACCCCCACGTCCACCCCCACCCCGTCAGCCACCACGGTGCAGGTTACCCAGGCGGACTTCCTGGGCAAGACCAGCTCCGAGGCCCGGGACATGCTCAGCGAGATGGGCCTCAGCGCCAACGTGGTGCCCGACAAGCCCGCCACCACGGCGGAGCAGGTCGACACCGTCTACGGCATCAACCCCACCGGCAAGGTCACGCTCGGCACCACCATCACGGTGAGTGTGTACGGCGACGTGGCCACCCCGTCGGCTCCGTCCGGCACGCCGACCGCCACCCCCTCCACGGTGGCCCCGGGCGGCACCGTGACGGTCACCTGGCCCGCCCAGTCCTGCCCAACGGGCCAGGAGCTCTCCGGCTATGAACTGCTCGCCGAGGGTGCGACGTCACCGAGCCCGACCGGCGCGGACACCACCACCGCAACGGTCACGGCCGGCGCGAACAACTTCACGGTGAAGTTCCGGTACTTCTGCGGCCAGGTCGAGTCCGACTACTCCGCGGCGACTTCCGTCACCGTGACCGCACCCGCCACCACGCCACCGACCACGGCACCCACCGCACCCGTCGGCTAG
- a CDS encoding peptidylprolyl isomerase → MSKHTAVATLNTTLGPIKVNLFGNHAPKTVKNFVGLATGEIEWKHPATGKTSNDPLYNGTVFHRIIKDFMIQAGDPLGQGTGGPGFQFDDEISPELDFTQPYVLAMANAGIQGGRGTNGSQFFITVVPTTWLQGKHSIFGAVEDEASRAIVDQLAVVPTDGRDRPLTDVVIESITVEQV, encoded by the coding sequence ATGTCTAAGCACACTGCCGTCGCAACGCTCAATACAACCCTCGGACCGATCAAGGTCAACCTCTTCGGTAACCACGCCCCGAAGACCGTCAAGAACTTCGTCGGTCTCGCAACCGGCGAAATCGAGTGGAAGCACCCGGCCACGGGCAAGACCTCCAACGACCCGCTGTACAACGGCACCGTCTTCCACCGCATCATCAAGGACTTCATGATCCAGGCCGGCGACCCGCTGGGCCAGGGCACCGGCGGACCCGGCTTCCAGTTCGACGATGAGATCAGCCCCGAGCTGGACTTCACCCAGCCGTACGTCCTCGCCATGGCGAACGCCGGCATCCAGGGTGGCCGCGGCACCAACGGGTCGCAGTTCTTCATCACCGTCGTGCCGACCACCTGGCTGCAGGGCAAGCACAGCATCTTCGGCGCCGTCGAAGACGAGGCGTCCCGTGCGATCGTCGACCAGCTCGCCGTGGTGCCCACCGACGGTCGCGACCGTCCGCTCACCGATGTCGTCATCGAGAGCATCACCGTCGAGCAGGTCTAG